GAAGCAGCCCGTGCAGGGGTGGACCACCCTCTCCCTGAGGATCACCGTCTCTACCTCGTGGTCCGCCGCGGCCGCGGCGGACCACGAGGTAGAGACGGTGATCCTCAGGGAGAGGGTGGTCCACCCCTGCACGGGCTGCTTCTCCTGCTGGCTGAGGACCCCGGGCCTGTGCATTTACGACGACGACCACGCGGAGATACTGCGCTCATTCCTGAACTCGAACGTAGTTCTGTTCGCCTCCCCCTTGGTAGCCGGCTTCTATACCTCACTGCTGAAGACGACGATCGACCGGCTCATCCCGCTGGTGCTCCCCTACATCGAGTACGCCAAGGGCGAGTGCCGTCACCCGTTCCGCTACGGACGCCCGTCGCCCTCGTTCGGATTTCTGTACGACCCCGAGGAGGACACGGACCAGGAGGACGTGGGGATAGTGTCGGGATCGTTTGAGCGCTCCGCGAGGAACATGAACACCAGGCTGCTCTTCACCCGTCCGCTCAGCGACGATCCGCAGGAGGTATGCCATGCTTTTGAACGTGTTTAACTGCTCGCCGCGCGGCGTTGGGAGCAATACAAAGGTCCTGACGGACGCCTTCTCCGAGGGCTTTCTACAGGCGCGTCACTCGTCCGGCGAGGTGAACGAGGTGCGCGAGTTCCTCGTGACGGACCCGGAGGACTGTGCTCTCGGGTTGGAGGCGTTTCCCATGCCCTCGTCGGCCCTGATCGCCTTTCCGCTGTACGTGGACGCGATGCCGGCGATCGCGAAGGCCTTTATCGAGGACATATACTCCTACAGGGGGCGTTGCGGATCCACCAGGATGCTCTTTTTGGTCCAGTCGGGCTTCCCGGAGGAGACTCACACCAGGGTCATGAAAGATTACCTCGAGAAGTTGGCGAAGCGCATGGGCGCCCCCTGCGACGGAGTCATCCGCATGGGTGGAGGGGAGGCCATAAGATATAAGAGGCGCGGATCGAAGCCGGGAAAGGTCTGGCAGCGCTACCAGGAGCTCGGCAGGATCTACGGCGAGAAGGGCCTGCTCGACGAGGGAATTTTGAAGAGTTTGGCGGGGGTGAGGCGAGTGCCTCTTCTCGCGAGGTTGTTTGCCCCCCGCTTCGTTAACAAGTTCCTGTGGGACAGGGAGCTGAAGCGCAACGGGGCGTACGAAAATCGCTTCGACAGGCCGCTGGAGGATGTGGCCCAAGGGCCCCGGCTGGAGGGGGGCTCCCGTCCAGCCGGGTAAAAGGGCCGATTCTTGCTACTGGTTTTTGAAGTCCTCCCTGACGGGGCAGAAGATGTCCACCGCCACGCAGTCCTCGTGGGCGAAGCCCCTGTGGGTCTCCCCGCCGGGAAAGACCACTCCCTGACCCGGGGAGAGGGTCACGCTGCTCCCTCCTGCGTGAAGCTCCAGCTTTCCCGAGAGCAACAGGGTGATCTGCTCGTGCGGGTGGGAGTGCTCCTCCAGCTCGGTGCCCGCGGCAATCTCCCAGTGCGCCAGGGTTGCTCGCTCCGAGTGGACGAACTTGCCGACGAAGCCGGGCCTTCCGGTGAAGGGCTCGATGGTTCCCATGTCGAATGGTCTCATTGCACACACATCTCCTCTTCGTTCTCCTCCGGGCGGCGAGGATCCATTGACACTTCCCCGGGCCGAAGGTATAAGATATTATACCTGTTGGATGATAGTATAGAAAGACGGCTTAGGGAAGAGTGCCTCAGTTCGCGTCGGGGCGCGCGGTGATCGGTAGTGAGAGTGACGAACCCGCATCGTCTCCAGTGATGGAGGGTGCGGGCTTTTTATGCATACGGGAGTGATCGTGATGGTAAAGGGCATTCTTCAAGCTTACGGCAAGTACCTGCCGCTGACGGAGGGCACGCCGACACTCTCCCTCTGCGAGGGGGGGACTCCGCTCGTCTCGGTGCGCAACCTGGGCGAGGAGCTGTCGGTGGAGCTGTTCGCCAAGTACGAGGGGCTGAACCCGACCGGCTCCTTCAAGGACCGCGGGATGGTTCTGGCTGTGGCGAAGGCGGTCGAGGAGGGGGCGAAGGCCGTGATATGCGCCTCCACCGGGAACACCTCCGCGTCGGCGGCAGCCTACGCGGCCGCGGCGGGGATTCCATGCTTCGTGCTGCTTCCCGCGGGTGCCGTTGCGCTGGGCAAGCTCGCCCAGGCGATGATCTACGGCGCGAGGGTCCTGGCTGTACGGGGAAACTTCGACAGGGCCCTGGAGATGGCCCGCGAGGGTGCCGAACGAGCCGGGTACGCAATAGTGAACTCGGTCAACCCCTACAGGCTGATGGGGCAGAGGAGCGCCGCGTGGGAGATATGCGACGAGCTGGGCGAGCCGCCGGACCGGCTGGTACTGCCGGTCGGCAACGCGGGCAACATCAGCGCTTACTGCGCGGGCTTCGAGTTCTACAGGGAGCTGGGCCTGATTGAAAGACTCCCCAAGCTCGTCGGTGTGCAGGCGGAGGGTGCAGCGCCCCTGGTGACCGGTCGGGAGTTCGACGAACCGGAGACAGTGGCCACGGCGATCCGTATTGGCAGACCGGTCGGCGCGGAGACGGCGCGAAGGGCCGTGGAGGTCACGCAGGGGCGATTCATGGCCGTCTCGGACGACGAGATACTGGACGCCCAGAGGCTGCTGGCCTCGTCGGACGGGCTATTTGCCGAGCCTGCGTCGTGCGCCCCCCTTGCGGGGCTTCTTAAGCTCAAGAGGGGCGGGGAGCTGCCGCCCGGGCTGAGGGTCGTCATGGTTCTGACGGGGAACGGCCTGAAGGACCCGGACTCCGCCAGGTCGCGCGCCAACCCCCCGCAGGAGATTGACGGGACCTTCGATGCCCTCGCGGAGGCGATAGGCCTGTGATACTGCTTCGCGTCAAGGTCCCTTCGTCAAGCGCCAACCTGGGATCGGGCTTCGACACGGTCGGTCTGGCCCTGACCCTGTACAACTACTTCGACGTGCTGGAGGTGCTGCCCGAGGGGCGGTACGAGGTAGACGTCGTCGGAGAGGGAGCGAACATAGCCGGCGACGGCGTGAAGAACAGGGTCGTGGAGAGCTACGAGAGGGCCTGCAGGGAGTGGGGTTTGGCCCCTCCGGGCCTGAGGCTGCGGACGATGAACGCCATCCCCTTCAAGCGCGGCCTGGGTAGCTCTTCGACCGCCGTAGTCGGCGGGGTGGCGATAGCGAACGAGCTGCGCGAGAGGCCCCTGCGCAGGGAGGAGCTCCTGCCGCTGATGGTCTCGATGGAGGGTCACCCGGACAACGTCGTCCCCTGCTGCCTGGGCGGGATGGTCGTCAGCTGCTGGGACGGGTCTGAGCTGAGGTTCGTCAAGCTCCCCCCCATGCCCTCCGATATGCTGGCGGTGGTGGCTGTTCCCGCCGTCGAGCTTGGCACGGACGAGGCGCGCCGCGCCCTTCCCCGGCATGTCCCGATGAAGGACGCGGTGTATAATGTGAGCCGGTCGGCGCTTCTGGCGGCCTCCTGGGCTACGGGAGACTGGGATAACCTTGGCTGGGCCATGGACGACAAGCTGCACCAGCCCTTCAGGGCCAGGCTCTTCCCCGGCGGCGAGGCGATCCTCGACGAGGTTCGCGGCATTCCTCAGTGCGCCGGGGTGGCGATCAGCGGCTCCGGACCGAGCATGCTTGCGTTCGCGCGGACCGAGCCTCACAGGGTGGCGGAGCTGATGTGCTCGGTGTTCTCCCGGTTCGGTGTCAGATCGCGCTTCTTCGTGCTGGCGTCGGACGCAGCCGGCTACACAGTGAGCAGGAACGTCGGCTGCTCTCAGATATTCCGTCCGTTGAGGAGGAGGGATGATCTCTCTATGGCTTATGGACTCGATAGCTCCGGGCGTCGCATGGTCGACCGGGTGGTGTCCGACCGTGACGTGGCGAAGATTGCGGTGCTGGGCGTGCCTGATGTCCCTGGCGTGGCCGCTCGGCTCTTCTCCGACCTGGCCTCGGCCGGGGTCGGGGCGGAGATGATAGTGCAGAGCGTCATGAGGGGGCAGATGAACGACATCGCCTTCATAGTGAAGCGGAGCCTGCTCGGCGAGGCCATGACGATATGCAGGGCCTACGCGGACGACATGGGTGCCCAGGGTGTGACCTTCGACACGGAGGTGGCGAAGGTCGCGCTGACGGGAGAGAACCTGGCGGGCTGCCCGGAGATCCCGTCGCAGATGTTCTCGGTGCTCGCCGGCGGCCGGATAAACATCGACATGATCGCCGCGGCCTCGACCGTGATAGCCTGCATCGTGACCTCGGGCGACCTCGAGGAGGCTATAGAGGCCCTGTCGCGGGAATTTCTGCGCTGAGCCGACGGAGGCTCTTCGCAGCTACTTACTGGAGGGATCCCCATGAGACTTTTCCGTCTGCCCGGAGCGTTTTTTATCCTCGTCATCTGCCTCGGCGCTTCGTTTGCCCAGGAGGTGAAGATGACCGCGGACTCGATGGAGTACGACTCGGCCAGCGGGTACTTCACCGCCTCCGGAGGCGTGACCATCGCGAGGGAGGGGCTGACCGCCACGGCCGCCAAGGCCGAGGGGAATATGAACGAGGGCAGGGTGGATCTGATAGGCGACGTTCGCATCTCCGGGGAGTGGGAAGGGGAGAGCATCGACGTAAAGGGACAGGTGTTCACCGGCTACCTGGTCGCGCCGACTGGCTTCACCCTCAAGGGAACCGTCTCCGGCGAATGGGGGAACAGGAGCATCGAGGCGCAGGAGCTGGAGGTCCGAGGGGACAAGTTCTCCGTTACGGGGCTGGCCCGCTACACCGACTCGTCCGAGGGGTACTCATTCTCATGCCGAGACGCCGAGGGTCTTCTTAAGGACGGGTCGATAACGGAGTTCACCGGCAAGGGGGCCTTCCGACTTCTCTCTTCGCCCGGGATGGGCGCGCTCACGGAGATCCGGGGCGACAGGGCGATCTACTCGAAGGCCAGGGGGACAATAGTCGTGCACGGCAACGTGACGGCGGTCCAGGACGGGCGCTCGCTGGCGTCGGACTCGCTGGTCTTCTTCACGGGCAAGGGAAGGATAGAGGCGACCGGCAGCCCTCGGCTCGTCTTCAAGATAGGCGAGGGGAAATGAAGGGGGAACTCTCCGCGCGCGGTCTCTGCAAATCTTACAAGGGCAGGACGGTCGTCTCGTCCGCCGATCTCGACGTCAAGATGGGCGAGGTCGTCGGCCTCCTGGGGCCGAACGGCGCGGGAAAGACCACCTCCTTCTACATGATCGTCGGCCTGGTGAAGCCGGACGCGGGGGTCGTAAGCATCGGATCGCGCGATCTTACGGACCTGCCCGTCTACCGGAGAGCCAGGCTGGGCGTCGGCTATCTGCCGCAGGAGGCCTCCGTCTTTCGCAGCCTGACCGTGAGGGAGAACATAGAGCTTGTGCTACAGGAGAACCCGCCGCCCGGCGAGACCCCGGCGACCGTGGCCGATCGTCTCATAGAGGACTTCGGGCTGCAGAGGATAGCGAACGTCCGGGGCTACTCCCTCAGCGGAGGGGAGAGGCGAAGGGTGGAGATAGCCAGGAGCCTCGCAATCCTGCCGGACTTCCTGCTGCTGGACGAGCCGTTCAGCGGCATCGACCCGATAGCGGTCTACGACATACAGCAGATAATCCTCGGGCTCCGGGGCAAGGGATACGGCATACTCCTGACCGACCACAACGTGCGCGACACACTGGCGATAACCGACAAGGCCTACCTGATCCACCAGGGCAAAATAGTGGTCAAGGGTCCCCCCGACGAGGTTGCCGAGAGCGAGGTGGCGCGCAGGTTTTACCTGGGGGATCAGTTCTCCTGGTAGGGCTCGATCTCGCCCCACCGCCCCTCCCTCAGCAGGCGGGCGAGCAGGTCGACGGAGCGGGAGGCGGCTTGGGACAGCCCCTCGCCGAGGCCGCGCTCCGCGGGCTGGATTCCTATGACAACCAGGTCGATATCGCCGATCAGAGGCGCCAGTATCATCGACAGGGGGACGCCGTGAGAGTTGAACAGGGAATCGGGAAGGTCCTCCGCGGCCAGCCTTCGGATCGCGCCTGCCTGCAGCCCCATGTCGGAGGCGTCGACTACGATGAGCAGTGGTTTTTCGTCGCCCTCGCTCAGCCTCAGCAGGGGCGCGGCGTAGTTCTCCGGCGTGACGCCGCAGTCCACCGCGTCGATGCCCTCCGCGGGCGACTCCGACAGAAGGCGATAGAGCGCCGGCCCGACGCCGTCGTCCCGGAGCAGCGGATTCCCGACGCACCAGAGAACGGTTTTTCGCATAAGTCGAAGCTCTCCTTTCACGGGGAGGACGAATCAAGGGGGCCTGTCACTTGACCGGATCCACACAGACAATGGTGCGCCACGCCCTGACAATGATGCTGGGAACACTTGCCAGCAGGGTGCTCGGCCTAGTGCGCGAGATAGTCACGGCCGCGTGGTTCGGCGCGTCCGGCGCGCTGGATGCCTTCAACGTCTCCTTCACCCTCGCCAACCTGGCCCGGCAGCTGCTGGCCGAGGGGGCTCTGTCGGCGTCGTTCGTCCCGGTATTCTCACGTACTTTGGCCTCCAAGGGCAGGGAGAGCGCTGCCCGGCTTGCAAGGCAGGCCCTCTCCGTGCTGCTGGCGGTCACAATCGTCGCGGTGGTCGCCGGAGTGATACTCTCACCCCTCTTGGTGAAGATTATGGCCCCCGGCTTCGATCCTGTCAAAGCCGAGCTGGCGGTCTCAATGACTAGGTGGATGTTCCCCTTCCTGCTCTTCGTCTCCCTCGCGGCCCTGGCCATGGGAGTGCTGAACAGCATGGGCTCCTTCATGATCCCGGCTCTCGCGCCCGCGCTGAGCAACCTGGTGTATATCGTCATAGTCGCGTTCGCCCCGATTTTCTACGGCGTGTGGGGCCTGGTGGTCGCGGTGCTCGCCGGAGGGGCGTGCCAGTTCGTACTCCAGTGGTTCTGGTCGGCCCGGAAGGGCGTGGTGCTGACACCTATGCGCCCCGACCTGGACGACCCCGACCTGGGGCGGATGCTCGCCCTCTTCCTGCCGTACGCGGCGGGGCTGTCTCTTAACCAGGTCAACCCGGTGATAAGCAGGATGCTCGCCTCCTTCCTGGAGGAGGGATCGATATCCGTGCTCAACTACGCCAACAGGGTCATTCAGCTTCCCCTCGGGATATTCGTCATAGCCATATCCCAGGCGGTTCTCCCGCAACTCTCCAAGTGCCCGACCGACGATCCGTCGGAGTTCCGCGGCATCATGCGCGACTCGCTGCGCTTCACCCTGTTCGTGGTCTTCCCCGCCACTCTGGGGCTTGTGATGGCTTCAAGCGAGATAGTCCACCTGCTCTTCGTCAGAGGGGCCTTCGGAGAATGGGCATGGAGAGGGACGGCGCACTCGCTGTCCATGTACTCGCTGGGCCTGCCGGGAATGGCCCTGTCCACCGTGGCGATGCGCGGGCTGTACGCTAGGAGCATGCCTCGCGCTGCGATGATCGTGACTCTGACCAGCGTCGCCGGAACCCTCGCCTTCTCCCTGGCCCTGATGAGGCCCATGTCCTTCGGCGGGCTGGCCCT
The nucleotide sequence above comes from Synergistaceae bacterium. Encoded proteins:
- a CDS encoding flavodoxin family protein — encoded protein: KQPVQGWTTLSLRITVSTSWSAAAAADHEVETVILRERVVHPCTGCFSCWLRTPGLCIYDDDHAEILRSFLNSNVVLFASPLVAGFYTSLLKTTIDRLIPLVLPYIEYAKGECRHPFRYGRPSPSFGFLYDPEEDTDQEDVGIVSGSFERSARNMNTRLLFTRPLSDDPQEVCHAFERV
- a CDS encoding NAD(P)H-dependent oxidoreductase, yielding MLLNVFNCSPRGVGSNTKVLTDAFSEGFLQARHSSGEVNEVREFLVTDPEDCALGLEAFPMPSSALIAFPLYVDAMPAIAKAFIEDIYSYRGRCGSTRMLFLVQSGFPEETHTRVMKDYLEKLAKRMGAPCDGVIRMGGGEAIRYKRRGSKPGKVWQRYQELGRIYGEKGLLDEGILKSLAGVRRVPLLARLFAPRFVNKFLWDRELKRNGAYENRFDRPLEDVAQGPRLEGGSRPAG
- a CDS encoding cupin domain-containing protein; the encoded protein is MRPFDMGTIEPFTGRPGFVGKFVHSERATLAHWEIAAGTELEEHSHPHEQITLLLSGKLELHAGGSSVTLSPGQGVVFPGGETHRGFAHEDCVAVDIFCPVREDFKNQ
- a CDS encoding threonine synthase, with protein sequence MVKGILQAYGKYLPLTEGTPTLSLCEGGTPLVSVRNLGEELSVELFAKYEGLNPTGSFKDRGMVLAVAKAVEEGAKAVICASTGNTSASAAAYAAAAGIPCFVLLPAGAVALGKLAQAMIYGARVLAVRGNFDRALEMAREGAERAGYAIVNSVNPYRLMGQRSAAWEICDELGEPPDRLVLPVGNAGNISAYCAGFEFYRELGLIERLPKLVGVQAEGAAPLVTGREFDEPETVATAIRIGRPVGAETARRAVEVTQGRFMAVSDDEILDAQRLLASSDGLFAEPASCAPLAGLLKLKRGGELPPGLRVVMVLTGNGLKDPDSARSRANPPQEIDGTFDALAEAIGL
- the thrB gene encoding homoserine kinase: MILLRVKVPSSSANLGSGFDTVGLALTLYNYFDVLEVLPEGRYEVDVVGEGANIAGDGVKNRVVESYERACREWGLAPPGLRLRTMNAIPFKRGLGSSSTAVVGGVAIANELRERPLRREELLPLMVSMEGHPDNVVPCCLGGMVVSCWDGSELRFVKLPPMPSDMLAVVAVPAVELGTDEARRALPRHVPMKDAVYNVSRSALLAASWATGDWDNLGWAMDDKLHQPFRARLFPGGEAILDEVRGIPQCAGVAISGSGPSMLAFARTEPHRVAELMCSVFSRFGVRSRFFVLASDAAGYTVSRNVGCSQIFRPLRRRDDLSMAYGLDSSGRRMVDRVVSDRDVAKIAVLGVPDVPGVAARLFSDLASAGVGAEMIVQSVMRGQMNDIAFIVKRSLLGEAMTICRAYADDMGAQGVTFDTEVAKVALTGENLAGCPEIPSQMFSVLAGGRINIDMIAAASTVIACIVTSGDLEEAIEALSREFLR
- a CDS encoding LPS export ABC transporter periplasmic protein LptC, whose protein sequence is MRLFRLPGAFFILVICLGASFAQEVKMTADSMEYDSASGYFTASGGVTIAREGLTATAAKAEGNMNEGRVDLIGDVRISGEWEGESIDVKGQVFTGYLVAPTGFTLKGTVSGEWGNRSIEAQELEVRGDKFSVTGLARYTDSSEGYSFSCRDAEGLLKDGSITEFTGKGAFRLLSSPGMGALTEIRGDRAIYSKARGTIVVHGNVTAVQDGRSLASDSLVFFTGKGRIEATGSPRLVFKIGEGK
- the lptB gene encoding LPS export ABC transporter ATP-binding protein, translating into MKGELSARGLCKSYKGRTVVSSADLDVKMGEVVGLLGPNGAGKTTSFYMIVGLVKPDAGVVSIGSRDLTDLPVYRRARLGVGYLPQEASVFRSLTVRENIELVLQENPPPGETPATVADRLIEDFGLQRIANVRGYSLSGGERRRVEIARSLAILPDFLLLDEPFSGIDPIAVYDIQQIILGLRGKGYGILLTDHNVRDTLAITDKAYLIHQGKIVVKGPPDEVAESEVARRFYLGDQFSW
- a CDS encoding hydrogenase maturation protease, encoding MRKTVLWCVGNPLLRDDGVGPALYRLLSESPAEGIDAVDCGVTPENYAAPLLRLSEGDEKPLLIVVDASDMGLQAGAIRRLAAEDLPDSLFNSHGVPLSMILAPLIGDIDLVVIGIQPAERGLGEGLSQAASRSVDLLARLLREGRWGEIEPYQEN
- the murJ gene encoding murein biosynthesis integral membrane protein MurJ, with the translated sequence MVRHALTMMLGTLASRVLGLVREIVTAAWFGASGALDAFNVSFTLANLARQLLAEGALSASFVPVFSRTLASKGRESAARLARQALSVLLAVTIVAVVAGVILSPLLVKIMAPGFDPVKAELAVSMTRWMFPFLLFVSLAALAMGVLNSMGSFMIPALAPALSNLVYIVIVAFAPIFYGVWGLVVAVLAGGACQFVLQWFWSARKGVVLTPMRPDLDDPDLGRMLALFLPYAAGLSLNQVNPVISRMLASFLEEGSISVLNYANRVIQLPLGIFVIAISQAVLPQLSKCPTDDPSEFRGIMRDSLRFTLFVVFPATLGLVMASSEIVHLLFVRGAFGEWAWRGTAHSLSMYSLGLPGMALSTVAMRGLYARSMPRAAMIVTLTSVAGTLAFSLALMRPMSFGGLALATSLAFTLSGWAGIRMLSSATGGSFGVFSLSWSGRMLLSLSVTAVLVLLWRRVFPYSPAFAGGARAAWVGGLFCFAALGYSVATVALRFQEWRWLFAAAGVKRDGRDR